A section of the Larus michahellis chromosome 1, bLarMic1.1, whole genome shotgun sequence genome encodes:
- the ZNF654 gene encoding zinc finger protein 654 isoform X2, with protein sequence MAEDESDQESERLSEELEALVTPGPPAGLPALLNSQYYCRRFCQHLLRTDCKSGIEIICNTEKEGKTTLALQLCESFLVPQLQNGDMYCIWDLIFIWSKLQLKSNPSKQIFVDQCYQLLRIATNVRVIFPFMKVIKDEVGEDGLQICVEICGCALQLDLREDPNMKSLIYKAIAHFLPNDLEILRICALSVFFLERTLESYYTVEHLYKCADEEYNECTSSVQNRVRFELLPILKKGLFFDPEFWNFLMIKQNCLALLGDKAFVGLSESTLENSTANTEKIAEYRALSEERVCLTDVSNGELDPEDLSEAHSKGNAKKNHEALEASKMLDQTVPRHRCVICNKEFLGGHIVKHAQAHQKKGSFSCVLCTRKFRQKGLMLKHLKNHVRKIERQHLAAVLEAGQQAPAVNELECSDVSLSLENGNSDGSKDNEPETAIVPSADQVVQVEEENAEQVFDAVENHLSDQDDATENSSDSCFNNVPDALSTESLPEDDESSSKESPILHKMNGAFCPQKDIDAMDEEGSFKCPANGCARVFKKIRFLNKHARKAHPTDLKVQQHIMKWNKGKCRFCQRKFADSQHFIDHLKRHVYPNVYFCLHFNCNQRFKLSTELAEHTKSHSVFKARCNFAECCELFEELPLLYEHEAQHYLNKTPECSEDASEKDSSDDPSELCSYQDDDESINEKETVDLPIPTWKSRKDSTEPKTYIQSVEKKANNVIHNGNESSSEGNATVLSSIDQKTPVLQPNSENCNVSDQLVNGHSDLDQTSSKSSEIPLDRVADETRTENGSVLPVLQNCHDIPQNNAAASQLPSKPNQTTENTSYGVILTKPYVRPLPPSYLDERYISMPKRRKLLTDEVDAHSEQDKFCSKSTERFRCGNCLTIYCNSEALEAHLAQKKCQTLFGFDSDDESA encoded by the exons GGACCTGATCTTCATTTGGAGCAAACTGCAGCTTAAATCTAACCcatcaaaacaaatatttgttGACCAGTGCTACCAGCTTTTAAGAATTGCTACAAATGTCAGAGTAATTTTCCCTTTCATGAAAGTCATTAAGGATGAA gTTGGTGAAGATGGTCTTCAGATATGTGTTGAGATATGTGGATGTGCCCTACAGTTGGACCTCCGTGAAGATCCCAACATGAAGAGTCTTATTTATAAAGCAATTGCTCATTTTCTGCCAAATGACTTGGAGATCCTCAGAATTTGTgctctttcagtgttttttcttgagCGCACCTTGGAATCCTACTACACTGTTGAACACTTATATAAATGTGCAGATGAAGAATACAATGAGTGCACTAGTTCTGTTCAAAACCGTGTACGTTTTGAGTTGCTTCCGATTTtgaaaaaaggtttgttttttgaTCCTGAGTTTTGGAATTTTTTGATGATCAAGCAGAATTGTTTAGCATTACTGGGGGATAAAGCCTTCGTTGGCTTAAGTGAAAGTACACTGGAAAACTCTACTGCAAATACAGAGAAGATAGCAGAGTATAGGGCTCTGAGTGAGGAACGTGTCTGTTTAACAGATGTAAGCAATGGGGAGCTTGACCCTGAAGACCTCTCTGAAGCCCACTCCAAAGGTAATGCCAAAAAGAACCATGAAGCTCTTGAGGCATCTAAAATGTTAGATCAAACTGTACCAAGGCACCGCTGTGTGATATGCAACAAGGAATTTCTTGGTGGTCATATTGTGAAACATGCACAAGCTCACCAAAAAAAGGGCAGTTTTTCCTGTGTACTTTGCACCAGAAAGTTCAGGCAAAAAGGACTTATGCTGAAGCACTTGAAGAATCATGTCAGGAAGATAGAAAGACAACATCTTGCTGCAGTTCTTGAGGCTGGTCAGCAGGCTCCTGCTGTTAATGAATTAGAATGTTCTGATGTTTCTCTGTCTCTTGAAAATGGGAATTCTGATGGTTCCAAAGATAACGAACCAGAGACTGCAATAGTTCCAAGTGCTGACCAGGTGGTCCAAGTGGAGGAGGAGAATGCAGAACAGGTATTTGATGCCGTGGAAAACCATCTAAGTGACCAGGATGATGCTACTGAGAATAGTAGTGACAGCTGTTTTAATAATGTTCCTGATGCTTTAAGTACAGAAAGTTTGCCTGAAGATGATGAGAGCTCCAGTAAAGAGTCACCTATTCTGCATAAAATGAATGGAGCTTTTTGCCCTCAAAAAGACATTGATGCGATGGATGAGGAGGGAAGCTTTAAGTGCCCTGCTAATGGTTGTGCTAGAGTGTTTAAAAAGATACGATTCCTCAATAAACATGCGAGAAAAGCTCATCCAACTGATTTGAAGGTGCAGCAGCATATAATGAAATGGAATAAAGGAAAATGTCGGTTCTGCCAGAGAAAATTTGCTGATTCCCAACATTTTATAGATCACCTGAAGAGGCATGTGTATCCAAATGTTTACTTTTGTTTACACTTCAATTGTAATCAGAGATTTAAACTGTCAACTGAGCTTGCAGAACATACAAAAAGTCATAGTGTTTTTAAAGCTCGATGCAATTTTGCAGAGTGCTGTGAGCTATTTGAGGAGCTCCCTTTGCTGTATGAACATGAGGCTcagcattatttaaataaaacaccagAATGTTCAGAAGATGCAAGTGAAAAAGACTCTTCAGATGATCCTTCAGAACTTTGTAGTTACCAAGATGATGATGAAtctattaatgaaaaagaaactgtaGATTTACCAATTCCAACTTGGAAGTCAAGGAAGGATTCTACAGAACCAAAGACATATATTCAAAGTGttgagaagaaagcaaataacGTAATTCACAACGGAAATGAAAGTTCATCTGAGGGTAACGCTACAGTTTTAAGTTCGATAGACCAAAAGACACCTGTGTTACAGCCAAATTCTGAAAACTGTAATGTTAGTGACCAACTAGTCAATGGGCACAGTGACCTAGATCAGACATCATCAAAGTCATCCGAAATACCTTTGGACAGAGTGGCAGATGAAACAAGGACAGAAAATGGGTCAGTGTTACCAGTTTTACAGAATTGTCATGATATACCACAAAATAATGCTGCTGCCTCGCAATTACCTTCTAAACCAAATCAGACAACAGAGAATACTTCATATGGTGTCATCTTAACAAAACCATATGTTAGACCATTGCCTCCAAGTTATCTTGATGAACGATACATTAGCATGCCAAAACGTAGAAAACTTTTGACTGATGAAGTAGATGCTCATTCTGAACAAGATAAATTTTGTAGCAAATCAACAGAAAGATTTAGATGTGGCAACTGCTTGACCATCTACTGTAATTCAGAAGCACTTGAGGCTCACCTTGCACAAAAGAAGTGTCAGACGCTCTTTGGATTCGATTCAGATGATGAAA GTGCCTGA